Proteins co-encoded in one Papaver somniferum cultivar HN1 chromosome 5, ASM357369v1, whole genome shotgun sequence genomic window:
- the LOC113281125 gene encoding uncharacterized protein At2g33490-like, translating to MKSSLKKLKGFALHHHHRHDGKDKRDLLNPSAQLDELAQASQDMLDMRNCYDTLLSAAAATANSAYEFSESLREMGTCLLEKTALNDDEESGRALLMLGKVQFELQKLVDSYRSHIFQTITTPSESLLNELRTVEEMKRQCDEKRNVYEYMLAAHREKGKSKTSKGETFSSQQLQMAHEEYDEEATLFVFRLKSLKQGQTRSLLTQAARHHAAQVNFFSKGLKSLEAVDPQVRSVTERQHIDYQFSGLEDDDGEDGYDDDGQGYDGNDDGELSFDYGQNDHRLDVSASRNSMELDQVDMSLLPQVSIDDTAQENIDRSYPDLQTFHREPKTGSHSAPIFPEKMYDTAERIRQLRPSASRKFHTYVLPTPLDAKSTIPARLSNPAPSERRASMSSAHNLWYSSPLEPRKYEKDSRDDKLLGLSSIKAQSVLKESNINSVSNKLPPPLAEGFSLPQYDPRTADTKKPRRNAYSGPIPSKSWSTKPSLSSSGPITSMEHPGLVPGMLSRVPLPTSSPPKVSPSASPPLLSSPKISELHELPRPPKFGTSSTKMLPLVGHSAPLGRSQDISMTNKTPLTPSNAASPLPMPPQTVPRSFSIPSSGQRAMALHVAKLLETNKEKAEEAASPPLTPISLANTKPVLTNSEVVRTAPRGGGD from the exons ATGAAGTCTTCATTGAAGAAACTGAAAGGATTTGCACTGCATCATCATCATAGACATGATGGCAAAGATAAGAGAGATCTTCTTAATCCTTCTGCTCAGTTAGATGAACTTGCACAAGCTTCTCAG GACATGCTTGACATGAGAAATTGCTATGATACCTtactttctgcagctgctgccaCAGCAAATAGCGCATATG AGTTCTCCGAGTCTTTACGGGAAATGGGTACTTGTCTACTTGAGAAGACTGCATtaaatgatgatgaagaaagtg GTAGAGCTCTCTTAATGCTGGGAAAAGTGCAGTTTGAACTTCAGAAACTCGTTGATAGCTAT CGGTCTCATATTTTCCAGACAATTACAACACCGTCAGAGTCGCTTCTCAACGAGCTAAGAACAGTGGAG GAAATGAAACGGCAGTGTGATGAAAAAAG AAATGTGTATGAATACATGTTGGCTGCACATAGGGAAAAGGGGAagtcaaaaacttctaagggtgagACCTTTTCATCGCAGCAGCTGCAAATGGCTCATGAAGAATATGATGAGGAGGCAACTTTATTCGTCTTCCGGTTGAAATCATTGAAGCAAGGGCAGACCCGGAGTCTCCTTACACAGGCGGCTCGGCATCATGCTGCACAG GTGAATTTCTTTAGCAAGGGACTAAAATCCCTTGAGGCAGTAGACCCACAAGTAAGATCGGTGACTGAACGACAACATATTGATTACCAATTCAGTGGCCTAGAGGATGATGATGGAGAGGATGGCTACGACGATGATGGCCAAGGCTATGATGGTAATGATGACGGCGAGCTGAGTTTTGACTATGGGCAAAATGATCATAGGCTGGATGTTTCCGCATCAAGGAACTCAATGGAG cTGGACCAAGTGGACATGTCTCTTCTTCCTCAAGTGTCGATAGATGATACTGCACAG GAGAATATCGACAGAAGCTATCCTGATCTTCAAACATTCCATAGGGAACCCAAAACAGGCAGTCATTCTGCTCCAATTTTCCCAGAGAAAATGTATGACACAGCTGAAAGGATAAGGCAACTGCGACCATCAGCATCACGAAAATTTCACACGTATGTTCTTCCCACACCTCTTGATGCTAAGAGTACAATACCTGCGAGATTAAGTAATCCAGCTCCCAGCGAAAGACGTGCAAGCATGAGTAGTGCTCATAATTTATGGTATTCATCACCCTTGGAACCGAGAAAGTACGAAAAAGATTCAAGAGATGATAAGCTGTTGGGGTTGAGCAGCATAAAAGCACAATCAGTTCTCAAAGAGAGCAACATTAACAGTGTGTCCAACAAGTTACCCCCTCCTTTGGCCGAGGGGTTCTCGCTGCCACAATATGATCCACGTACCGCAGATACTAAGAAACCAAGACGGAATGCTTACTCTGGTCCAATACCTAGTAAATCATGGTCAACGAAACCATCATTATCTTCCAGCGGCCccataacatcaatggaacaCCCAGGGCTCGTGCCTGGGATGCTTTCACGTGTCCCGCTACCCACATCTTCACCACCTAAAGTATCTCCAAGTGCTTCACCTCCACTTTTGTCATCCCCGAAAATAAGTGAGCTGCATGAACTTCCTAGACCCCCAAAATTCGGCACATCCAGTACCAAAATGCTTCCTTTAGTTGGCCATTCAGCTCCCCTGGGCAGAAGTCAAGACATATCTATGACGAACAAAACACCCTTGACACCATCAAATGCAGCATCTCCATTACCCATGCCTCCTCAGACTGTCCCTCGCAGCTTCTCTATACCTTCAAGTGGTCAAAGGGCAATGGCTTTACACGTGGCCAAGCTCTTGGAGACTAATAAAGAGAAGGCTGAAGAAGCTGCTTCGCCTCCATTGACACCTATTTCACTCGCAAACACAAAGCCCGTATTGACCAATTCTGAAGTTGTTCGGACTGCTCCCAGAG GTGGTGGAGATTGA